One window of Phycodurus eques isolate BA_2022a chromosome 17, UOR_Pequ_1.1, whole genome shotgun sequence genomic DNA carries:
- the grm5a gene encoding glutamate receptor, metabotropic 5a yields the protein MAAGMRRNTGMVWRLGFYARLLAASVLLGAELNRLGRRDQIGVGAQNNERRVLARIPGDIIIGALFSIHHQPPADKVHERKCGAVREQYGIQRVEAMMHTLDRINADPNILPNITLGCEIRDSCWHSAVALEQSIEFIRDTLVSTEEEESHARCTAPDGVAPLPQSKKPIVGLIGPGSSSVAIQVQNLLQLFNIPQIAYSATSMTLSDKSLFKYFMRVVPSDMQQARAMVDIVKRYNWSYVSAIHTEGNYGESGMEAFKDMAAKEGICIAHSDKIYSNAGERAFDRLLHKLRAHLPKARVVACFCEGMTVRGILAAMRRQRLVGDFLLVGSDGWADRYDVTDGLEREAAGGITIKLKSAYVTWFDDYYLKLKPDANPRNPWFPEFWQHRFQCKLRGVPQESTAYNRTCSRRESLRHQYAQDTKMGFVINALYSMAYGLHAMQQDLCPGYKGLCEAMRPIDGRRLLDFLMQTNFTGVSGEVIHFDQNGDSPGRYEIMNFKQMSEDEYAYVHVGSWDQGGLRMNDQEIWSNDSDLIRSVCSEPCQKAQIKVIRKGEVSCCWTCTPCKDNEFVFDEYTCRACMLGSWPTDDLRGCEPIPVQYVRWGDPEPIAAVVFACLGLLATFFVTAVFIKFWDTPVVKSSSRELCYIILAGICLGYACTFSLIAKPHLVYCYLQRLGIGLSPAMSYSALVTKTNRIARILAGSKKKICTKKPRFMSACAQLVIAFLLILLQLAIIVALLVIEPPEVIHDYPSIREVHLICNLTTLGVVAPLGYNGLLILSCTFYAFKTRNVPANFNEAKYIAFTMYTTCIIWLAFVPIYFGSNYKIITMCFSVSLSATVALCCMFVPKVYIMLAKPEKNVRSAFTTSTVVRMHVGDAKKAAKAGKPSSSMANLFRRRSSAQDNVRSNGKSAAWEQNEQSYRPNLWKRMTFHVKKKDTVEANQTAIIKPFSTGGGGEVATGGETRWFQDGDDAQVLPSEPPVSDISVVAVGELGMMGGPVEGATVMEQINCVVNSFNQLDVAVLPAAAHADSPAGKLYERLARRVRDTDDLAVLTPPSPFRDASLSSEGSCDASSSRSLSGASEAEYGQLLPRHYSQSASSL from the exons ATGGCGGCAGGCATGAGGAGGAACACCGGGATGGTGTGGAGATTGGGGTTTTACGCACGCCTGCTGGCGGCGAGCGTGCTACTGGGAGCCGAGTTGAACCGACTGGGTCGGAGGGATCAGATCGGGGTCGGCGCCCAGAACAACGAGAGACGGGTGCTAGCTCGCATCCCGGGCGACATCATCATCGGAGCCCTGTTCTCCATCCATCACCAGCCGCCCGCAGACAAG GTGCACGAAAGGAAGTGCGGGGCGGTGCGCGAGCAGTATGGGATCCAGAGGGTGGAGGCCATGATGCACACGCTGGATCGGATCAATGCTGACCCCAACATCCTACCCAATATCACTCTGGGCTGTGAGATCAg GGACTCGTGCTGGCACTCAGCAGTGGCCCTGGAGCAGAGCATCGAGTTCATCCGGGACACGTTGGTGTCcaccgaggaggaggagagccaCGCCAGGTGCACCGCACCTGATGGCGTTGCGCCGTTGCCGCAGAGCAAGAAGCCCATCGTGGGCCTCATCGGCCCAGGGTCCAGCTCAGTGGCCATCCAAGTGCAGAACCTGCTGCAGCTCTTCAACATCCCGCAGATCGCCTACTCAGCCACCAGCATGACTCTCAGTGACAAA AGCCTGTTTAAGTACTTCATGAGGGTGGTGCCGTCGGACATGCAGCAGGCCAGAGCCATGGTGGACATTGTCAAGAGGTACAACTGGAGCTACGTTTCTGCCATACACACAGAGG GAAACTACGGCGAGAGCGGCATGGAGGCCTTCAAGGACATGGCGGCCAAGGAGGGCATCTGCATCGCGCACTCGGACAAGATCTACAGCAACGCCGGCGAGCGCGCCTTCGATCGGCTGCTGCACAAGCTGCGGGCCCACCTGCCCAAAGCCCGCGTGGTGGCCTGCTTCTGCGAGGGCATGACGGTGCGTGGCATCCTCGCCGCCATGCGCCGCCAGCGCCTGGTAGGCGACTTCCTGCTGGTGGGGAG CGACGGCTGGGCGGACCGCTACGACGTGACGGACGGGCTGGAGCGCGAGGCGGCGGGCGGCATCACCATCAAGCTCAAGTCGGCCTACGTGACGTGGTTCGACGACTACTACCTGAAGCTCAAGCCCGACGCCAACCCGAGGAACCCCTGGTTCCCCGAATTCTGGCAGCACCGCTTCCAGTGCAAGCTGAGGGGAGTCCCGCAGGAGAGCACCGCCTACAACCGCACGTGCAGCC GGAGGGAGTCCCTGCGCCACCAGTACGCCCAGGACACCAAGATGGGCTTCGTCATCAACGCCCTCTACTCCATGGCGTACGGGCTGCACGCCATGCAGCAGGACCTCTGCCCGGGCTATAAG GGTCTGTGTGAGGCCATGCGGCCCATCGACGGCCGCCGGCTTCTCGACTTCTTGATGCAAACCAACTTCACGGGCGTGTCGGGCGAAGTCATCCACTTTGACCAGAACGGAGACTCACCTGGCAG GTACGAGATCATGAACTTCAAGCAAATGTCCGAGGACGAGTACGCCTACGTGCACGTGGGCAGCTGGGACCAGGGCGGCCTGCGCATGAATGACCAGGAGATCTGGAGCAACGACAGCGACCTCATACGCTCCGTCTGCTCCGAGCCCTGCCAGAAGGCCCAGATCAAG GTGATCCGCAAAGGTGAGGTGAGCTGCTGCTGGACATGCACGCCCTGCAAGGACAACGAGTTTGTTTTCGACGAGTACACGTGTCGCGCCTGCATGCTGGGCTCGTGGCCCACTGACGACTTgcgtg GTTGCGAGCCAATCCCGGTGCAGTACGTGCGCTGGGGAGATCCAGAACCCATCGCCGCCGTCGTGTTCGCCTGTCTGGGCCTACTGGCCACGTTCTTTGTCACTGCCGTCTTCATCAA GTTCTGGGACACGCCGGTGGTGAAGTCGTCCAGCCGCGAGCTGTGCTACATCATCCTGGCGGGCATTTGTCTGGGCTACGCATGCACGTTCAGCCTGATCGCCAAGCCGCACCTCGTCTACTGCTACCTGCAGAGGCTCGGCATCGGCCTGTCGCCCGCCATGAGCTACTCCGCCCTGGTCACCAAG ACCAATCGCATCGCTCGCATCCTGGCAGGCAGCAAGAAGAAGATCTGCACCAAGAAGCCTCGCTTCATGTCCGCCTGCGCTCAGCTGGTCATCGCCTTCCTGCTCATTCTGCTGCAGCTCGCCATCATTGTGGCGCTGCTTGTCATCGAGCCCCCAGAG GTGATTCATGACTACCCCAGCATACGTGAAGTGCACTTGATCTGCAACCTGACCACTCTCGGGGTGGTGGCGCCGCTGGGCTACAACGGCCTGCTCATCCTCAGCTGCACCTTCTACGCCTTCAAG ACTCGTAACGTTCCGGCCAACTTTAACGAGGCCAAGTACATCGCCTTCACCATGTACACCACCTGCATCATCTGGCTGGCCTTTGTGCCCATCTACTTTGGCTCCAACTACAAGATCATCACCATGTGCTTCAGTGTCAGCCTCAGTGCCACCGTGGCGCTCTGCTGCATGTTCGTGCCTAAG GTGTACATCATGCTGGCCAAGCCGGAGAAGAACGTGCGCAGCGCCTTCACCACGTCCACGGTGGTGCGCATGCACGTGGGCGACGCCAAGAAGGCCGCCAAGGCGGGCAAGCCGTCGAGCAGCATGGCCAACCTGTTCAGGCGCCGGTCTTCCGCGCAGGACAATGTCAG GTCCAACGGGAAGTCCGCTGCCTGGGAGCAGAACGAGCAAAGCTACAGGCCCAACCTTTGGAAGAGGATGACCTTCCACGTCAAGAAGAAGGACACCGTAGAAGCCAACCAGACCGCCATCATCAAGCCTTTCTCCACAGGCGGCGGGGGTGAGGTGGCGACAGGTGGCGAGACTCGATGGTTCCAAGACGGAGACGACGCACAAGTTTTGCCTTCTGAGCCCCCTGTTAGTGACATCAGCGTCGTCGCCGTGGGCGAGCTCGGCATGATGGGCGGCCCCGTAGAGGGCGCCACCGTCATGGAACAAATCAACTGCGTGGTCAACAGTTTCAATCAGCTGGATGTCGCGGTGCTTCCGGCCGCCGCCCACGCCGACAGCCCCGCCGGGAAGCTGTACGAGCGCCTGGCACGCCGTGTCCGAGACACGGACGATCTGGCCGTGCTCACGCCGCCGTCGCCATTCCGAGATGCCTCGCTGAGCTCCGAGGGTAGCTGCGACGCTAGCTCCTCCCGCTCGCTATCCGGCGCCTCCGAAGCGGAATACGGGCAACTGCTGCCGAGACACTACAGTCAGAGCGCCTCCTCTCTGTGA